The window GGTAGCGGCCAAGCTGTTCCAAGGCCCTTCCCTTAAGCCCCTCCGCCCGCCAGGCCAAAAAGGCGGGAAGCCCTTCCTTAAGGGTCCTTAGCACCTCCTCAAACCGGCCCAGGTAGAAGAGGGCCTGGGCCTGGTGGTACCGGGCCCGGGGGTCCTCCGTGGGGAGGAAAAGGGCCCGCACCTCCCCCTCCCCCCGGCCCTCGAGGGCCAAAAGCTCCCCCAAAAGGGCCCGGTACAGGGGATCGTACTCCAGCCCTCCAAACTCATAGGCCTCTTCTAGGGCCCGGTGGGCCTTCTCCCGCCCCTCCTCCCCGTAGAGGCTGTGCACCTCCGCCAGGAGGAGAAGGGCCTCTTTGGCCTCCTCCTTGGAGCCGAAAAGGGCCTTGCGGGTGAGGCGCTCAATGGCGGTATCGTAATCCCCGTGGTGCAGGGCCTCGAGGACCCCCCTCATCGCCGCTTGAGGATACCACAGCCCTCAATCCTCTCACCCTATAGGCGCTACCATAGGACCAGGGAGGTAGACCTTGCCGCAGCGGATTAACCCTTTCACCCTGATCTTTTTGCTCCTTCTAGGCTATCTGGCCTACACCGCCTTCACGGGCCCTCCGGCTCCCACCCTTTCCTACACCGAATTCCGTACCCTCGTGCGGGAAGGAAGGGTGGCCGAAGTAACCTTGGAGGACACCCGCATTCTGGGTACCCTTAAGGAACCCGAGCGCCTCCCCACCCCCCAAGGGGGAAGCCAGGTGGCGAGGCGCTTTGCCGTACCCCTGCCTCCGGCCCAGGTGGCGGACCCGGAGCTCCTACGCTTTCTGGAGGAAAACGGGGTCAGAATCCTCACCAAACCCCCTTCCTTCTGGCCCCAGTTCCTCCTCTACCTGGGCCCCACGGTCCTCCTCATCCTCTTCTTCTGGTTCTTCTTCATGCGGGCCCAAGGTGGGGCCGGCCAGGTGATGCAGTTCGGCCAGAGCCGGGCCAAACTCTATGGCAAGGAGAAGCAGGTGGGCACCACCTTCAAGGACGTGGCCGGCCACGAGGAGGCCAAGCGGGAGCTGATGGAGGTGGTGGACTTCCTCAAAAATCCCAAGAAGTACCTGGAGCTAGGGGCAGAAATCCCCAAAGGCGTCCTCCTGGTGGGGCCACCAGGAACCGGCAAAACCCTCCTGGCCCGGGCGGTGGCGGGGGAGGCCGGGGTGCCCTTCTTCTCCGTCTCCGCCAGCGAGTTCATGGAGATGTTCGTGGGGGTGGGGGCAAGCCGGGTGCGAAGCCTCTTTGAGGATGCCCGCAGGAACGCCCCCAGCATCATCTTCATCGACGAGCTGGACTCCATCGGCCGCAAGCGGGGGGCGGGCATCGGGGGTGGCCACGACGAGAGGGAACAGACGCTAAACCAGATCCTTTCCGAGATGGACGGCTTTGAGAAGGACACCTCGGTCATCGTCCTGGCCGCCACCAACCGCCCGGATATCCTGGATCCGGCCCTTTTGCGCCCCGGGCGGTTTGACCGCCAGGTGGTGGTGGGCCTTCCCGCCCTCGAGGAGCGCCGGGATATCCTCCTGGTCCACATGCGGGGCAAACCCATTGCCGAGGACGTGGACGCCCTGGAGTTGGCCCACCTCACCCCGGGCTTTTCCGGGGCCGACCTCAAGAACCTGGTAAACGAGGCGGCCCTGCTGGCGGCCCGGGCCGGCGCTAAGCAAGTCCGCAAGGAGCACTTCCTCAAGGCCCTGGACAAGATCGTCTTGGGCCTGGAGCGGCCCGCCCTAAAGCTTTCCGAGGAGGAGAAAAGGGCCGTGGCCTACCACGAGGCGGGGCATGCCGTGGTGGGGGAGGTCCTGCCCCACGCCGACAAAACCGAGAAGGTCTCCATCGTCCCTAGGGGCATGGCCTTGGGCGCCCGCTGGAGCAAGCCGGAGGAGAGGGTCTTGGTCTCCAAGGACCACCTCATGGACGAGCTGGCCGTCCTCATGGCGGGCCGGGTGGCGGAGGAGCTTTTCACCGGCACCGTGACCACCGGGGCCCAGGACGACTTCAAGCGGGCCACCCAGATCGCCAAGCGCATGGTTCTGGACTGGGGCATGGGGGAGCACTTCAGGAACATCGCTTGGGGTTCGGACTCGGGTCCCATCTTCCTGGGAGAGGAGATCGCCAAGAAAAAGGACCACTCCGAGGAAACCGCCCGCCTCATTGACCAGGACATCCGCAAAATCCTGGACGAGGCCTACGCCAAGGCCCGCCAGGTTCTCATGGCCCATGC of the Thermus albus genome contains:
- the ftsH gene encoding ATP-dependent zinc metalloprotease FtsH, encoding MPQRINPFTLIFLLLLGYLAYTAFTGPPAPTLSYTEFRTLVREGRVAEVTLEDTRILGTLKEPERLPTPQGGSQVARRFAVPLPPAQVADPELLRFLEENGVRILTKPPSFWPQFLLYLGPTVLLILFFWFFFMRAQGGAGQVMQFGQSRAKLYGKEKQVGTTFKDVAGHEEAKRELMEVVDFLKNPKKYLELGAEIPKGVLLVGPPGTGKTLLARAVAGEAGVPFFSVSASEFMEMFVGVGASRVRSLFEDARRNAPSIIFIDELDSIGRKRGAGIGGGHDEREQTLNQILSEMDGFEKDTSVIVLAATNRPDILDPALLRPGRFDRQVVVGLPALEERRDILLVHMRGKPIAEDVDALELAHLTPGFSGADLKNLVNEAALLAARAGAKQVRKEHFLKALDKIVLGLERPALKLSEEEKRAVAYHEAGHAVVGEVLPHADKTEKVSIVPRGMALGARWSKPEERVLVSKDHLMDELAVLMAGRVAEELFTGTVTTGAQDDFKRATQIAKRMVLDWGMGEHFRNIAWGSDSGPIFLGEEIAKKKDHSEETARLIDQDIRKILDEAYAKARQVLMAHAEAMHRIAEELLREETIPGERVRAILKETQAVQRASEEGA